CAATCACCAAATCGCTGCGAAAGGCCCCATTGACCTCAGAATCAATTTCAATCGAGGCTTCCCGGGATTGGGTGGCAAAGAAATCGCGGACAAATTGTCCGAAAACCGATTGCCGAAATCCAACTTCGCGTCCGATAAATTGAGCCAGGGGTAAGTTGTAAGTGGCGGCTAAATGGCGATTAACCCCTAAATAGTGAAAATCGGCGCTAATTAGAGAAACAGTGCCGGGAACGGCATCCAAGACCGCTTGGAGTTGATCCCTAGCGAGTTGGACGGTAGCTTCAGCTTGCTTGTTGGGGGTGACATCTTGGACAAACCCTTCATAGCCAATGGTGCGACCTTTAATATCGATTAAGGGTCGGATATTTTCAGAAATCCAGATTGTGGAGCCATCGAAGCGTTGGACTTCCACCTCATGAACGAGGTGACCCTGGGTTTCTAGTAGATGTATGCACTTTTCCCATTCATGGGGTTGGAGGTAAAGTTGGCGGGGATGTTCTACCCGAGAGAGGAATTGGGTGGGGGACTCATAGCCATACATTTTGGCGAGGGCGGAGTTGATTTGGCAGTAATGGCCCTCTAGGGTGAGTTGAAAGAGTCCCAGGGCAGTATTTTCAAAGAGTTGCTCGTATTTGAGGCGGGCTTGTTGTTCGGCGGTGACGTTGCGGAACAGGGCGATCGCATGGTCCGGTTGGTGGCGTTCCCATAAGGAGGAGAAGTTGGCTTCCACCCAGACGCGATCGCCGGTTTTGGTGAGTAAAATTAGACTGACTCCCGTGAGGGATTCCCCGACGCGGAGTTTTTCTAGGATAGTCGCGGCGGGTTCAAAGGAGGCGGGGTCGAGAATGTCCCACCAATACATAGAAGAGATGTCTTCTTGAGAATATCCGAGGGTTTTGAGCCAAACTGGGTTGACATAAAGCAGCCGTTGGTCACTCAGACGCAGGGTTTGGATAGCGTCATGAGTGTAGTGGAGAACATCGAGGAGGTGGGGTTGAGCCGGTGCAGGGGGTTGGACCCGGTGACGTTCTAGGGTGGCGATCGCCTGAGTTGCCAGGGTTTGCAGGGTTTGCTTTTGGGTCGCGCTCAGGTGTTGCGGTACGCGATCCATGATACATAAGGTGCCGATGGGGTAACCCTCTGAAGCGATCAGGGGAACACCGGCATAAAAGCCGAGAGGGCCTGGGGGATCATCCAGGCTATTGTCCGGGAGTAATTTTCCAGGTGGGGTGAGGGGGTTGAGAACCACCAAACCTCTTTGTTCTAGGGGATAAGTAGACCAGGCGCAGGCGATGTCGAGTTCATCCAGGGTGGCCCCCACCTGGGATTTTACCGAACAGTTACCGGGGATGCCCAGGGTGATCACCGCGATCGGCATCTGAAAAATCTCGGGAATCAGGGCGGTGAGTTCTTGTAAAGCAGTTTGAGTCCCGGCATCAATGGTTTCATACCGGCTTAGGGCTGGGAGTCTTTCAGGTTCATCATCGGGTCCGGGTACAATCATGGGGGTAATGCGATCGGCGGCTAAAGTTCGTAGGAGGTTCCGAACGCCTGTCTTGAGTGAATAAAATAGCAGATGGGAGGGGGAAATGAGTTTGCTCATCAACGGAAATTTTTTCGCATGATCAGACAGTTGCGATTGTCTCCGATTCGGGTGTACAGCAGTTCATTGGTTAATTGATCCATGAAGATTAAGCCTCGGCCTCCTTCATCCAATGGATTGCCATTCGGGTTTTCATAGCGGGACTGGAGCTTGGCTTCTAAATCGAAGGGGGGGCCGTAATCCCAGATTTTGATCTCCACATAATTCGGAAAAACGGTGACTTCAATTTCGATCTCCG
This sequence is a window from Laspinema palackyanum D2c. Protein-coding genes within it:
- a CDS encoding SpoIIE family protein phosphatase, whose translation is MSKLISPSHLLFYSLKTGVRNLLRTLAADRITPMIVPGPDDEPERLPALSRYETIDAGTQTALQELTALIPEIFQMPIAVITLGIPGNCSVKSQVGATLDELDIACAWSTYPLEQRGLVVLNPLTPPGKLLPDNSLDDPPGPLGFYAGVPLIASEGYPIGTLCIMDRVPQHLSATQKQTLQTLATQAIATLERHRVQPPAPAQPHLLDVLHYTHDAIQTLRLSDQRLLYVNPVWLKTLGYSQEDISSMYWWDILDPASFEPAATILEKLRVGESLTGVSLILLTKTGDRVWVEANFSSLWERHQPDHAIALFRNVTAEQQARLKYEQLFENTALGLFQLTLEGHYCQINSALAKMYGYESPTQFLSRVEHPRQLYLQPHEWEKCIHLLETQGHLVHEVEVQRFDGSTIWISENIRPLIDIKGRTIGYEGFVQDVTPNKQAEATVQLARDQLQAVLDAVPGTVSLISADFHYLGVNRHLAATYNLPLAQFIGREVGFRQSVFGQFVRDFFATQSREASIEIDSEVNGAFRSDLVIAKKWLEDQAAVFVGIDITERKRAEAALKAELAEAAEYVRSLLPLPLSEPVPIDSRFIPSQQLGGDCFDYYWLDDDNLAIYLLDVSGHGSRAALLSVSVLNLLRARFLPGTDFYQPYQVLTALNHAIKMERQRNMYFTIWYGVYNQVQRQLVYSCAGHPPAILLSKDAQVQKLRTETSVPIGMFPNIKYENASCQIEAESSLYIFSDGIYEINEPEGSMWSLDNFIDLLAECRQSNSFNLDQVLGLVRQVSKEDTFHDDVSLLQVKFDF